The Brassica oleracea var. oleracea cultivar TO1000 chromosome C6, BOL, whole genome shotgun sequence genome includes a region encoding these proteins:
- the LOC106301115 gene encoding 3-ketoacyl-CoA synthase 7-like codes for MGPSFPFIDQVLLISQTLMSFPHLLVISACLLVAVFAYHSFRPRCIYLIDFSCYQPPDFLRSPIANFIEHLNLSGIFDRECLDLQQKILERSGIGDDACVPVTVHEIPPHSSLSAAREETHDILFTVVQDLFSKHKIDPKSIDILVSNCSLFCPSPSITSIIINKFGMRSNVKSFSLSGMGCSAGLLSINLVKDLMKIHSGSLALVLSMEAVSPNGYKGKCKSMLIANTIFRMGGAAILLSNRERDKDKAKYKLQHLIRTHLGSDDESYESVMQEVDEEGLVGVALSKQLVKVASKALKINVVELGPRVLPYSEQLKYIISFIKRKWRNHKEKEVYTPNFKKAFEHFCIHAGGRAIIEGVEKHLKLEKEDGEASRTTLYRYGNTSSSSLWYEMQYLEAKGRMKKGDRVWQIGLGSGFKANSAVWKCVSEIDSRDKNAWSDRIHLYPVCGDASG; via the coding sequence ATGGGACCGAGTTTTCCTTTCATCGATCAAGTTCTCCTTATCTCCCAGACCTTAATGAGCTTTCCCCACCTCCTGGTAATATCAGCCTGCCTCCTCGTTGCAGTCTTTGCTTACCATTCCTTCAGACCAAGATGTATATACCTCATTGACTTCTCATGTTACCAACCTCCAGACTTCTTACGATCTCCAATCGCCAATTTCATTGAGCATCTTAACCTATCCGGTATATTTGACAGAGAATGCCTTGATCTCCAGCAGAAGATTCTAGAACGGTCAGGGATCGGAGATGACGCGTGCGTCCCTGTCACAGTCCATGAGATTCCACCACACTCTTCTCTCTCAGCAGCTAGAGAAGAAACTCATGACATCCTCTTCACTGTTGTCCAAGACCTTTTCTCAAAGCACAAGATAGATCCAAAGAGCATTGACATCCTTGTCTCTAACTGCAGCCTGTTTTGTCCTTCTCCATCCATAACCTCCATCATCATAAACAAGTTTGGCATGAGGAGCAACGTAAAGAGCTTCAGCTTGAGTGGAATGGGCTGCAGCGCGGGACTTCTATCGATAAACCTGGTCAAAGACCTTATGAAGATCCATAGTGGCTCTTTGGCGTTAGTGTTGAGCATGGAAGCAGTGAGTCCAAATGGTTACAAAGGGAAGTGCAAGTCAATGCTCATCGCTAACACAATCTTCAGAATGGGTGGAGCAGCGATTCTTCTCTCCAACAGAGAGCGAGACAAGGACAAGGCCAAGTATAAACTCCAGCATCTTATCAGAACTCATCTCGGATCAGACGATGAATCATATGAGAGTGTGATGCAGGAGGTTGATGAGGAAGGACTAGTGGGAGTAGCTTTGTCTAAGCAGCTTGTGAAGGTAGCATCAAAGGCCTTGAAGATCAACGTGGTGGAGCTAGGCCCTAGGGTGTTACCTTACTCGGAGCAGCTCAAGTACATAATCTCATTCATCAAAAGAAAATGGAGAAATCACAAGGAGAAGGAAGTGTACACACCTAACTTCAAGAAAGCTTTTGAGCATTTCTGTATACATGCTGGAGGAAGAGCGATAATAGAGGGCGTGGAGAAGCATCTGAAGCTGGAGAAAGAAGATGGAGAAGCGTCAAGGACAACGTTGTACCGTTATGGGAACACATCTTCGTCTTCTTTGTGGTATGAGATGCAGTACTTGGAAGCTAAAGGTAGAATGAAGAAAGGAGATAGAGTATGGCAGATTGGGCTTGGAAGTGGGTTTAAGGCTAATAGTGCTGTCTGGAAATGCGTTTCTGAGATTGATTCAAGAGACAAGAATGCATGGTCCGATAGAATCCATTTGTATCCGGTCTGTGGAGATGCATCAGGTTAG
- the LOC106301117 gene encoding uncharacterized protein LOC106301117 translates to MKKRTIYSWGAAIVIFVVLMIVTPTIPQSQAYHDFADQRTFFGIPNALNVISNFPFLIIGLIGLVLCFYPDDYFRFSLRGEKLGWTCFFVGVAAVAFGSSYYHLHPDDARLVWDRLPMTIAFTSIMAIFVIERIDEHKGTYSIVPLLLVGLVSILYWRFFDDLRPYALVQFVPCIVIPLMAILLPPMYTHSTYWLWAAGFYLLAKVEEAADKPIYSWTHHILSGHSIKHVCAAMVPVFLTLMLAKRSVQTERISLYKTWKISWTRSRGKGTEEESFECTYTNVAVEEAR, encoded by the exons ATGAAGAAGAGGACGATATACTCATGGGGAGCAGCGATTGTAATCTTCGTCGTTCTGATGATCGTCACTCCCACCATCCCTCAATCTCAGGCCTATCACGATTTCGCCGATCAACGAACCTTCTTTG GGATCCCGAATGCTCTGAACGTCATCTCCAACTTCCCTTTCCTCATCATCGGCCTCATCGGCCTCGTCCTCTGCTTTTACCCAGACGATTACTTCAGATTCAG TTTGCGAGGTGAGAAGTTGGGATGGACTTGCTTTTTCGTCGGTGTGGCTGCTGTTGCTTTCGGATCTTCTTACTACCATCTCCACCCTGATGATGCTCGCCTCGTCTGGGATCGCCTTCCT ATGACTATTGCCTTCACGTCCATCATGGCTATATTTGTGATCGAGAGGATTGATGAGCACAAGGGCACTTACTCCATCGTCCCTTTGCTTCTCGTTGGCCTTGTTAGCATTCTCTATTGGAG GTTTTTCGATGATCTACGTCCATATGCTTTAGTCCAGTTTGTTCCCTGCATTGTCATTCCACTTATGGCTATTCTCTTGCCTCCAATGTATACACATTCCACCTATTGGCTATGGGCTGCAG GATTCTATCTCTTAGCCAAGGTGGAAGAAGCTGCAGATAAGCCTATATATAGCTGGACTCATCATATTCTTAGTGGTCATTCTATAAAACATGTGTGCGCTGCCATGGTCCCTGTCTTCCTTACCCTCATGCTCGCTAAAAGAAGCGTTCAAACCGAGAG GATTAGCTTGTATAAGACATGGAAGATATCATGGACGAGGAGTAGAGGGAAAGGAACAGAGGAAGAGAGCTTCGAGTGTACCTACACCAACGTAGCAGTCGAAGAGGCTCGGTAG
- the LOC106301118 gene encoding UDP-glucose:glycoprotein glucosyltransferase-like — MAADLPNYAQHTVPIFSLPQEWLWCEILVWKRHKIQGQNNRYFCNNPMTKDSKLQGARRIVTENGPILLSRHGNSQQKSWVKIRNSTSLSLLRQKILTLSFKRHL, encoded by the exons ATGGCCGCA GATCTCCCTAATTACGCTCAGCATACTGTTCCTATATTTTCACTTCCCCAAGAGTGGTTGTGGTGTGAAATCCTGGTGTGGAAACGCCACAAAATCCAAGGCCAGAACAATCGATATTTTTGCAATAATCCCATGACAAAGGACTCAAAGCTTCAG GGTGCTAGAAGAATAGTAACTGAGAATGGCCCGATCTTGCTCTCGAGGCACGGAAATTCACAGCAAAAATCTTGGGTGAAGATACGGAACTCAACGAGCCTGTCGCTGCTGCGACAGAAAATCCTAACCCTCTCCTTCAAGCGACATCTCTGA
- the LOC106301119 gene encoding MATE efflux family protein 5-like, whose translation MDSAEKGLLVHGEEEEVNTKDVLLREMGRLSYIAGPMVAVNSSMYFLQVISIMMVGHLGELYLSSTAIAVSFCSVTGFSLVFGLASALETLCGQAYGAKQFEKLGEHTYTGMLALFFVCIPLSVLWSFMAEILSFIGQDPEVSQEAGKFATWLIPALFGYATMQPLVKFFQAQSLILPLMISSVSAVCCHVVLCWSLVFKFGLGSIGAAIAISVSYWLNVVVLGLYMMFSSTCSESRGKISMSVFEGMREFFQFGIPSASMICLEWWSFEFLVIFSYFFEIKQLMFWNEMSFMQSCLLASLLNSLSTIFTLYQIPESLGAAASTRVANELGAGSPKKARMAVYTVMVMTGVESVLVGATVFAARNVFGYLFSSEAEVVDYVRSIAPLVSLSVIFDALHAVLSGVARGSGRQDIGAYVNLAAYYLFGIPTAIVLGFKFDMRGKGLWIGITVGSFVQAVLLGLIVSLTNWKQQAKKARERVMGEEFEEEKDNEEERVELIS comes from the exons ATGGATTCTGCGGAGAAGGGTTTGCTCGTCCACGGAGAAGAAGAAGAAGTCAACACGAAAGATGTGTTACTCCGGGAGATGGGTAGGCTCAGCTACATCGCAGGTCCAATGGTTGCCGTGAACTCGTCCATGTACTTTCTCCAAGTGATATCGATAATGATGGTTGGTCATCTCGGTGAGCTTTACCTATCAAGCACAGCCATAGCCGTTTCTTTCTGCAGCGTCACTGGCTTCAGCCTCGTC TTTGGTTTGGCTAGTGCGTTGGAGACTCTATGTGGTCAAGCCTATGGAGCTAAGCAGTTCGAGAAGCTCGGAGAACATACTTACACAGGGATGTTAGCTCTGTTCTTTGTTTGCATCCCTTTGTCTGTTCTGTGGAGCTTCATGGCTGAGATACTCTCTTTCATCGGACAAGATCCTGAGGTTTCTCAAGAAGCGGGGAAGTTTGCGACTTGGCTCATACCAGCTCTCTTTGGTTACGCGACAATGCAGCCTCTTGTTAAGTTTTTCCAAGCGCAGAGTTTGATTCTGCCGTTGATGATAAGCTCAGTCTCTGCTGTGTGTTGCCATGTTGTTCTCTGCTGGAGTTTGGTTTTCAAGTTCGGGCTTGGAAGCATCGGTGCAGCTATTGCCATCAGCGTTTCTTATTGGTTGAACGTGGTTGTGCTTGGATTGTACATGATGTTTTCTTCAACTTGTAGCGAGAGCCGTGGGAAGATCTCCATGAGTGTGTTTGAAGGAATGAGAGAGTTTTTTCAGTTTGGTATCCCATCTGCATCCATGATTTG CCTGGAGTGGTGGTCATTTGAGTTTCTTGTCATATTTTCTTATTTTTTTGAAATAAAACA ACTCATGTTTTGGAATGAAATGTCATTTATGCAATCTTGCTTGCTTGCTTCCTTGTTGAACAGTCTATCAACAATCTTCACCTTGTACCAAATACCAGAGAGTCTAGGCGCCGCAGCAAG TACAAGAGTTGCAAATGAGTTAGGAGCTGGAAGCCCGAAAAAAGCTCGAATGGCGGTGTACACAGTGATGGTCATGACAGGAGTAGAATCAGTACTAGTGGGTGCAACCGTCTTTGCTGCAAGAAACGTATTTGGCTACCTATTCAGCTCTGAAGCCGAAGTTGTGGATTATGTAAGATCAATAGCTCCTCTGGTTTCTTTATCAGTCATATTCGACGCCCTTCACGCAGTTCTTTCTG GTGTGGCAAGAGGATCAGGGAGGCAAGATATTGGAGCATATGTAAACCTTGCTGCGTACTATCTCTTTGGAATACCAACTGCTATTGTTTTAGGTTTTAAGTTTGACATGAGAGGAAAAGGACTCTGGATTGGTATTACAGTTGGGTCATTTGTGCAAGCCGTTCTGCTTGGTCTTATCGTCAGCCTCACCAACTGGAAACAACAG GCCAAAAAGGCGAGAGAGAGAGTGATGGGTGAGGAGTTTGAAGAGGAGAAAGATAATGAAGAAGAACGTGTAGAGCTGATCAGCTAA